In Rhododendron vialii isolate Sample 1 chromosome 9a, ASM3025357v1, the following are encoded in one genomic region:
- the LOC131299709 gene encoding uncharacterized protein LOC131299709, whose amino-acid sequence MTDDDNFELFTAVAMEEERLNSERGVVRHRGSVQGRNYIHRGTILGHERIFRNYFAEPPVYPPEYFRRRFRMSRSLFLHIQAAIEAHDPYFVQGRNDARMLDEIVRIGESTAIESLERFVKAVIEIFSGEYLRSPTSNNIARLLAVGERHGFPGMLGSIDYMHWKWKNCPTAWKGMYSGHIREPTRDGIYPRWSTFVKTISCPQGNKKKFFAAAQESTRKDVECAFGVLQARFAIIRQPARFWRLSMLKVIMKACIILHNMIIKDKREDDTQDYEYDKNDGPPPEPVSHEHTMELMEFIRRQHAIRSRETHSQLQLDLVEHLWERHSQS is encoded by the exons aTGACTGACGATGATAATTTTGAGCTATTTACCGCAGTCGCTATGGAAGAAGAGAGACTAAATAGTGAGAGAGGAGTAGTCCGACATCGTGGTTCTGTTCAAGGTCGCAATTATATTCATCGTGGAACTATCCTTGGCCATGAAAGGATTTTTCGCAACTATTTTGCCGAACCACCCGTTTATCCTCCCGAGTATTTTCGAAGGAGGTTTCGTATGAGCCGTTCTCTTTTTCTCCATATTCAAGCTGCAATAGAAGCACATGATCCATACTTTGTCCAAGGAAGAAATGATGCTAGAATGCTCG ATGAGATTGTGAGGATAGGAGAAAGCACCGCAATAGAGAGTCTAGAGAGATTTGTCAAAGCGGTGATTGAGATTTTTTCCGGTGAATACTTAAGGTCACCCACTAGCAATAACATTGCTAGATTGTTAGCAGTTGGTGAACGGCATGGATTTCCTGGGATGTTGGGTAGCATTGATTATATGCATTGGAAATGGAAGAATTGCCCAACGGCATGGAAAGGAATGTATAGTGGTCATATTCGCGAACCGACT CGGGATGGTATATATCCTCGATGGTCTACATTTGTGAAAACAATTTCGTGTCCGcaaggaaacaagaaaaagttttTCGCAGCAGCCCAAGAGTCAACAAGGAAGGATGTagagtgtgcatttggagtgcTTCAAGCTCGTTTTGCGATTATACGTCAACCTGCACGTTTTTGGAGACTTAGCATGCTCAAAGTTATTATGAAGGCATGCATAATACTGCATAACATGATCATTAAGGACAAACGAGAAGATGATACGCAAGACTATGAATATGATAAGAATGATGGACCTCCCCCCGAACCAGTATCGCATGAGCATACTATGGAACTTATGGAGTTCATTCGACGCCAACATGCTATTCGAAGTAGAGAAACTCACTCCCAACTTCAATTAGACCTCGTCGAGCACTTATGGGAGCGACATAGCCAGTCGTAG
- the LOC131299710 gene encoding fasciclin-like arabinogalactan protein 21 yields the protein MATPLQLLPTLAFLLISTTASILPPSPSSYQGQTHPLLLLGPVLSSLGFRKFAAPSLSNSTVWLGPITIFATSDSSLLTCGPSCSLPLLLQEHTVPSLFSLRSLPFATKIETLAPDRCLTVTSSLHNTSKVFVGGVEITHPNLFDDGLVVVHGLQGFVSHLSLFSCNIERTPSLSFPPPPQDASFIMCLMLKDAMLRLWLSGYSIVAIALRVKYPYLVDLKSVTVFALNDAAIFSNGGHEYVTSFRFHIIPDRLLMTSDLERLPAGTVLPTLNLGQELVVTTGGGGVPFGGPVRINYVRIERPDLMFNLKMVVHGLSMPFPNVNLMAVIGSGQIGRSGYTAAGWGVPRNAEVGNKMTPQSRIEWTDEIEDHHGL from the coding sequence ATGGCAACTCCACTCCAACTGCTTCCCACTCTCGCCTTCCTCCTCATCTCAACCACCGCCTCAATCCTCCCTCCATCACCATCATCCTACCAAGGCCAAACTCACCCCCTCCTCCTCTTAGGCCCCGTCCTCTCCTCCCTCGGCTTCCGAAAGTTCGCCGCTCCCTCCCTCTCCAACTCCACCGTCTGGTTAGGCCCCATCACCATCTTCGCCACCTCCGACTCCTCCCTCCTCACCTGCGGCCCTTCCTGCTCCCTCCCCCTCCTTCTCCAAGAACACACCGTCCCGAGCCTCTTCTCCCTCCGCTCCCTCCCTTTCGCCACCAAAATCGAAACCCTAGCCCCTGACCGCTGCCTCACCGTCACCTCCTCCCTTCATAACACCTCCAAGGTCTTCGTTGGCGGCGTTGAGATCACCCACCCCAACCTCTTCGACGACGGCCTCGTAGTCGTCCACGGCCTCCAGGGCTTCGTCTCTCACCTCTCCCTGTTCTCCTGCAACATTGAACGAACGCCGTCCCTCTCCTTCCCCCCTCCTCCCCAGGATGCGTCCTTCATCATGTGCCTGATGCTAAAAGACGCCATGCTTCGTCTATGGTTAAGCGGTTATAGCATCGTGGCCATTGCTCTGAGAGTAAAATATCCCTATCTGGTGGACCTCAAGTCTGTTACCGTGTTCGCCTTGAACGACGCCGCGATATTCTCCAACGGCGGACACGAGTACGTTACCAGTTTCCGCTTCCACATCATTCCGGACAGGTTGCTGATGACGAGCGATCTGGAGCGATTGCCGGCCGGGACGGTGTTGCCGACGCTGAATCTAGGGCAGGAACTGGTGGTTACTACCGGCGGCGGCGGTGTTCCGTTTGGGGGGCCGGTGAGGATCAACTACGTGAGGATTGAGAGGCCAGATCTGATGTTCAACCTGAAAATGGTGGTTCATGGACTGTCGATGCCGTTTCCGAATGTGAATCTAATGGCCGTGATTGGTTCGGGCCAGATCGGACGGTCGGGGTACACCGCTGCTGGTTGGGGAGTGCCGAGAAATGCTGAAGTCGGCAATAAGATGACCCCGCAGTCCAGAATTGAATGGACGGACGAGATTGAAGATCACCATGGTCTTTGA